One segment of Streptomyces sp. NBC_01463 DNA contains the following:
- a CDS encoding ATP-dependent Clp protease proteolytic subunit, whose product MYRPAARHVLPEFTERTAQGTRTLDPYSKLLAERVVFLGTPVDDVAANDLVAQFMYLEHDAPDRPISLYINSPGGSFGAMTAVYDTMAYLTCEVETFCLGQAGAGAAVLLAAGAPGRRHALPGARVVVQQPELAEPVQGQPSDLEIEARELARMRETLTGMLARHTGRPAEEIDADTERDLILDAEGAKAYGLVDHIVQNRDLSLPPRPAR is encoded by the coding sequence ATGTACCGCCCCGCCGCCCGTCACGTCCTGCCCGAGTTCACCGAGCGCACGGCCCAGGGCACCCGCACCCTCGATCCGTACTCCAAGCTGCTGGCCGAGCGGGTCGTCTTCCTCGGGACGCCGGTCGACGACGTCGCGGCCAACGACCTGGTCGCGCAGTTCATGTACCTGGAGCACGACGCCCCGGACCGGCCCATCTCGCTCTACATCAACTCTCCCGGCGGCTCGTTCGGCGCCATGACCGCCGTCTACGACACGATGGCGTACCTCACCTGCGAGGTGGAGACCTTCTGCCTCGGCCAGGCGGGGGCAGGCGCCGCCGTCCTGCTCGCCGCGGGCGCGCCTGGGCGGCGGCACGCCCTCCCCGGCGCCCGTGTCGTGGTGCAGCAGCCCGAACTCGCCGAGCCGGTACAGGGACAGCCCTCCGACCTGGAGATCGAGGCGCGGGAACTGGCCCGGATGCGCGAGACCCTGACCGGCATGCTGGCCCGTCACACGGGCCGCCCCGCCGAGGAGATCGACGCCGACACCGAGCGCGATCTCATCCTCGACGCCGAGGGCGCCAAGGCCTACGGACTGGTCGACCACATCGTGCAGAACCGCGACCTTTCGCTGCCGCCCCGCCCCGCGCGGTGA
- a CDS encoding type II toxin-antitoxin system Phd/YefM family antitoxin has protein sequence MAYEIPVTQARAELAELINRVVYGGERVVVTRHGKPLVAFVSAADLERLENDEAAEQEQVISSVSSIGSSSSAAGERHRFGIAAEHRGQQGPGN, from the coding sequence ATGGCCTACGAGATTCCGGTGACGCAAGCCCGCGCTGAGCTCGCCGAACTGATCAACCGAGTCGTCTACGGCGGCGAGCGAGTGGTCGTGACGCGGCACGGCAAGCCGCTCGTGGCGTTCGTATCGGCCGCTGACCTGGAGCGACTTGAGAACGACGAGGCGGCGGAGCAGGAGCAGGTGATCAGTTCGGTCTCCTCGATCGGCTCCTCGTCGTCCGCTGCGGGCGAACGGCACCGCTTCGGGATCGCCGCGGAGCACCGGGGGCAGCAGGGCCCGGGCAACTGA
- a CDS encoding TetR/AcrR family transcriptional regulator, with protein MARVSQEHLDARRRQILDGAARCFARDGFHATSMQDVLREVGLSAGAVYRYFSGKDDLIAAIAGEAVGAVREAFDRAARVSPPPTPDVLIGRVVRTLFHDEANAARGLDRRAFAGLIVQVWSEALRSERLAATLDEAYTGLRQSWSGLVGLYRESGVLVTDVPDEHVARTLIAIAQGFITQVALFGDAGPEFLESGLRGLMSMNLQKAS; from the coding sequence ATGGCCCGTGTATCCCAGGAACACCTCGATGCCCGCCGTCGGCAGATCCTCGACGGCGCCGCGCGCTGCTTCGCCCGGGACGGGTTCCACGCCACCTCCATGCAGGACGTCCTGAGGGAGGTCGGGCTGTCGGCGGGGGCCGTCTACCGCTACTTCAGCGGTAAGGACGACCTCATCGCGGCCATCGCCGGAGAGGCCGTCGGTGCTGTCCGTGAGGCGTTCGACCGTGCCGCGCGGGTCAGTCCGCCGCCCACCCCCGACGTCCTGATCGGCCGCGTGGTGCGGACCCTGTTCCACGACGAGGCGAACGCGGCGCGCGGTCTGGACCGGCGGGCCTTCGCCGGACTGATCGTCCAGGTGTGGTCCGAGGCGCTGCGCAGCGAGAGGCTGGCCGCCACCCTCGACGAGGCCTACACCGGTCTGCGGCAGTCGTGGTCCGGGCTGGTGGGGCTGTACCGCGAGTCCGGTGTGCTGGTGACCGACGTGCCGGACGAGCACGTGGCCCGCACGCTGATCGCGATCGCCCAGGGATTCATCACCCAGGTCGCCCTGTTCGGCGACGCCGGACCCGAGTTCCTGGAGAGCGGCCTGCGGGGCCTGATGTCCATGAATCTGCAAAAGGCCAGTTAA
- a CDS encoding 8-amino-7-oxononanoate synthase, with the protein MSFAPFDWIDEEARRRADAGLVRTLRPRSAEPELLDLASNDYLGLTRHPEVTEAAADAARRWGGGATGSRLVTGSTALHAELEHELAEFCGFEAALVLSSGYAANLAALTALTARGSLIVSDAGNHASIVDGCRLSRAETAVVPHADPEAVRKTLHTHRGRALAVTDSVFSVDGDAAPLAELAAACRAEDAALLVDDAHGLGVLGDGGRGALAAVGLAGGDGIVTTLTLSKSLGSQGGAVLGPARVIDHLVNTARTFIFDTGLAPAAVGAALGSLRLLRREPGRADRARTVATALYEQLTGAGLTAVRPDAAVVSVRAPSADAAVRWAADCRAAGMAVGCFRPPSVPDGISRLRLTARADLTDEQIARAVATIRRTAPAG; encoded by the coding sequence ATGTCCTTCGCCCCGTTCGACTGGATCGACGAGGAGGCGCGCCGCCGCGCGGACGCCGGACTCGTCCGTACGCTCCGGCCGCGGTCCGCCGAACCGGAACTGCTGGACCTCGCGAGCAACGACTACCTCGGCCTGACCCGGCATCCGGAGGTGACCGAGGCGGCCGCCGACGCGGCGCGCCGCTGGGGTGGTGGCGCCACCGGCTCCCGGCTGGTCACCGGTTCCACCGCGCTGCACGCCGAGCTGGAACACGAACTGGCCGAATTCTGCGGTTTCGAGGCCGCACTGGTGCTGTCCTCGGGCTACGCCGCCAACCTCGCGGCGCTCACCGCCCTGACCGCCCGGGGCTCCCTGATCGTCTCGGACGCGGGCAACCACGCCTCGATCGTCGACGGCTGCCGGCTCTCGCGTGCCGAGACCGCCGTCGTGCCGCACGCCGACCCCGAGGCGGTGCGCAAGACCCTGCACACGCACCGGGGCAGGGCGCTGGCGGTCACCGACTCGGTCTTCTCGGTCGACGGGGACGCCGCACCGCTGGCCGAACTGGCCGCGGCCTGTCGTGCCGAGGACGCGGCTCTGCTCGTCGACGACGCGCACGGCCTGGGCGTACTCGGGGACGGCGGCCGTGGCGCGCTCGCCGCGGTCGGTCTGGCCGGCGGCGACGGCATCGTCACCACGCTCACCCTCTCCAAGTCCCTGGGCAGCCAGGGCGGGGCGGTGCTGGGACCGGCCCGTGTCATCGACCACCTGGTCAACACCGCCCGGACGTTCATCTTCGACACCGGGCTCGCACCGGCCGCCGTCGGCGCCGCCTTGGGCAGCCTGCGACTGCTGCGCCGGGAACCGGGACGTGCGGACCGGGCCCGCACGGTCGCCACCGCGCTGTACGAGCAGCTGACCGGAGCCGGTCTGACCGCTGTCCGCCCCGACGCGGCCGTGGTCTCCGTGCGCGCGCCCTCCGCCGATGCCGCCGTGCGCTGGGCGGCGGACTGCCGGGCGGCCGGCATGGCGGTCGGCTGCTTCCGGCCGCCGTCCGTGCCGGACGGCATCTCCCGGCTGAGGCTGACCGCGCGCGCCGATCTCACGGATGAGCAGATCGCCCGTGCGGTGGCGACGATCCGGCGGACGGCACCGGCCGGCTGA
- a CDS encoding C40 family peptidase produces MTAQVHVPSLLARATTASVMTLAAVGGTLFVPGVVTDAQAATHSMKALNIAASKKGAPYRWGATGPSRFDCSGLTLYSFKKVGKKLPRTAQQQYNKTRHISSAKRQRGDLVFFHSGRSIYHVGIYAGSGKIWHSPKTGAVVRLEKIWTKSVYYGRVR; encoded by the coding sequence ATGACTGCGCAGGTTCATGTCCCGTCTCTGCTCGCCCGGGCCACCACGGCTTCGGTGATGACACTCGCCGCCGTCGGCGGCACGCTGTTCGTTCCCGGCGTCGTGACCGACGCCCAGGCCGCGACCCATTCGATGAAGGCGCTCAACATCGCCGCGTCGAAGAAGGGGGCGCCCTACCGGTGGGGGGCCACCGGCCCCAGCCGCTTCGACTGTTCCGGCCTGACGCTCTATTCGTTCAAGAAGGTGGGCAAGAAGCTCCCTCGCACGGCCCAGCAGCAGTACAACAAGACCCGCCACATCTCGTCCGCCAAGCGGCAACGCGGCGATCTGGTCTTCTTCCACTCCGGCCGCAGCATCTACCACGTCGGCATCTACGCGGGCAGCGGCAAGATCTGGCACTCGCCCAAGACCGGGGCCGTGGTCCGCCTGGAGAAGATCTGGACGAAGAGCGTCTACTACGGGCGGGTCCGCTGA
- a CDS encoding urease subunit beta yields the protein MIPGEILYADEPVPLNAGRPVVRLTVLNAADRPVQVGSHYHFAEANPGLAFDRAAARGLRLNIAAGTAVRFEPGVPVDIELVPLAGRRIVPGLRGETGGPLDA from the coding sequence GTGATCCCCGGAGAGATCCTGTACGCGGACGAGCCGGTGCCGCTCAACGCGGGACGGCCCGTCGTCCGCCTCACCGTCCTCAACGCGGCCGACCGACCGGTCCAGGTCGGCTCGCACTACCACTTCGCCGAGGCCAATCCCGGCCTCGCGTTCGACCGGGCGGCCGCCCGCGGGCTCCGGCTGAACATCGCCGCCGGAACCGCCGTCCGCTTCGAGCCCGGCGTCCCCGTCGACATCGAACTCGTCCCGCTGGCCGGACGGCGCATCGTCCCCGGCCTGCGCGGCGAGACCGGAGGCCCTCTCGATGCCTGA
- a CDS encoding helix-turn-helix domain-containing protein codes for MQHGPAVRRRKLGEELRSLRHASGLTSRDAARLLGWHQSKVSRIETGVSGVRPGDVTRLLDAYGMHDPKLREVLEALAGSAGGGGAGWWHAYRGLIPPQYRDFISLESQARTARTLETSVVPGLLQTADYARAVTRASLDGLPAGQLDSLVEVRLARQGVLRSDPPLRLSAVLDEAVLRREVGGRRVMREQLRHLSRIAQLPHVQLQLLPFSVGGYVGLTGPFVIFSFPNTSDLDVVVLDHLTSSLYLERKEDLEAYSSAFRTLQAHALSPEHSLDLIAAIDRAGQ; via the coding sequence ATGCAGCACGGCCCTGCGGTGCGACGCCGCAAGCTCGGGGAGGAGCTGCGGAGTCTGCGCCATGCGTCGGGACTCACCAGCCGGGACGCGGCGCGGCTGCTCGGCTGGCACCAGTCGAAGGTCAGCCGGATCGAGACCGGTGTCAGCGGAGTGCGGCCCGGCGATGTGACGCGGCTGCTGGACGCGTACGGCATGCACGACCCGAAGCTTCGCGAGGTCCTGGAGGCGCTGGCCGGTTCGGCGGGCGGCGGAGGCGCGGGCTGGTGGCACGCCTACCGGGGCCTGATCCCGCCCCAGTACCGCGACTTCATCAGCCTGGAATCGCAGGCGCGCACGGCGCGCACGCTGGAGACATCGGTGGTGCCCGGCCTGTTGCAGACCGCCGACTACGCCCGCGCGGTGACCCGTGCCTCCCTCGACGGGCTGCCGGCCGGCCAGTTGGACTCGCTCGTGGAGGTGCGGCTGGCCCGCCAGGGGGTGCTGCGGAGCGATCCGCCGCTGCGGCTGAGCGCGGTGCTCGACGAGGCGGTGCTGCGGCGGGAGGTCGGTGGCCGGCGGGTGATGCGGGAACAGCTCCGCCACCTCAGCCGCATCGCCCAACTCCCGCACGTACAGCTTCAGTTGCTGCCGTTCTCGGTCGGCGGCTATGTGGGACTCACGGGACCTTTCGTTATCTTCTCATTTCCGAACACTTCTGATCTGGATGTGGTCGTTCTCGACCATTTGACGAGTAGCCTCTACCTGGAGCGGAAAGAAGACCTCGAGGCGTACAGCTCGGCCTTCCGCACGCTGCAGGCACACGCGCTGTCGCCGGAGCACTCGTTGGACCTGATCGCCGCAATCGACCGCGCCGGTCAGTGA
- the bioB gene encoding biotin synthase BioB, protein MDLLNTLVDKGLRRELPTREEALAVLATPDDELLDVVAAAGKVRRQWFGRRVKLNYLVNLKSGLCPEDCSYCSQRLGSKAEILKYTWLKPDEASKAAAAGVAGGAKRVCLVASGRGPTDRDVDRVSQTIEAIKEQNEGVEVCACLGLLSEGQAGRLRSAGADAYNHNLNTSEGTYGEITTTHTYADRVETVHQAQAAGLSACSGLIAGMGESDTDLVDVVFALRDLDPDSVPVNFLIPFEGTPLAKEWNLTPQRCLRILAMVRFVCPDVEVRLAGGREVHLRSMQPLALHLVNSIFLGDYLTSEGQAGQADLDMIADAGFEVEGAGTTTLPRHRADAGAGCGSHAAGGSETGGGCGSHADAGAGAQSGCGSHSGGCAPCGDAPEAVAAQEAEVPGARTDLVAVRRRGAGTDLAPNA, encoded by the coding sequence ATGGACCTCCTGAACACGCTGGTGGACAAGGGGCTGCGGCGCGAGCTGCCGACCCGTGAAGAAGCGCTCGCCGTACTGGCGACCCCGGACGACGAACTGCTCGACGTGGTGGCCGCGGCCGGAAAGGTGCGCCGTCAGTGGTTCGGGCGGCGGGTGAAACTCAACTATCTGGTCAATCTGAAGTCCGGGCTCTGCCCCGAGGACTGCTCGTACTGCTCCCAGCGGCTGGGCTCCAAGGCCGAGATCCTCAAGTACACCTGGCTGAAGCCGGACGAGGCGTCGAAGGCTGCGGCGGCCGGTGTGGCCGGCGGCGCCAAGCGCGTCTGCCTGGTCGCCAGCGGCCGGGGCCCGACCGACCGCGACGTCGACCGGGTGTCGCAGACCATCGAGGCGATCAAGGAACAGAACGAGGGCGTCGAGGTGTGCGCCTGTCTCGGTCTGCTCTCCGAGGGCCAGGCGGGCCGGCTGCGGTCGGCGGGCGCGGACGCCTACAACCACAACCTCAACACGTCCGAGGGGACGTACGGGGAGATCACCACCACCCACACCTACGCGGACCGCGTCGAGACGGTGCACCAGGCGCAGGCCGCCGGGCTCTCCGCCTGCTCCGGGCTCATCGCGGGCATGGGCGAGAGCGACACCGACCTGGTCGACGTGGTGTTCGCCCTGCGCGACCTCGACCCGGACTCGGTGCCCGTCAACTTCCTCATCCCGTTCGAGGGAACCCCGCTCGCCAAGGAGTGGAACCTGACGCCGCAGCGCTGCCTGCGGATCCTGGCGATGGTGCGGTTCGTCTGCCCGGACGTGGAGGTACGGCTCGCGGGCGGCCGCGAGGTGCATCTGCGCTCGATGCAGCCGCTGGCCCTGCACCTGGTCAACTCGATCTTCCTGGGCGACTACCTGACCAGTGAGGGCCAGGCGGGACAGGCCGACCTCGACATGATCGCGGACGCGGGCTTCGAGGTGGAGGGCGCCGGCACGACGACGCTCCCCCGCCACCGCGCGGACGCCGGAGCCGGCTGCGGATCGCACGCCGCCGGAGGTTCGGAGACGGGCGGCGGCTGCGGATCGCACGCCGACGCGGGCGCGGGGGCGCAGAGCGGGTGCGGTTCGCACTCCGGCGGATGCGCGCCCTGCGGCGATGCCCCCGAGGCGGTCGCCGCGCAGGAGGCGGAGGTTCCGGGAGCACGCACCGACCTGGTGGCGGTCCGCCGCCGCGGCGCGGGGACGGATCTCGCACCCAATGCCTGA
- a CDS encoding LysE family translocator yields the protein MDAQLTAFVGVAAGMVALPGADFTVVVRNALASRSAGVATALGVAGGLLVHTALAVAGLAAVLVAVPVLFRTVQLLGGAYVLYLGIGALLAARRRPEPGSGPEEETGARATKGTGQALRQGFLTNALNPKAPVLFLSLLPQFVPDGAAPLPRTLLLAAIVVLLALIWFPAVALLVDRLGRWLRRPRTARAIEGGSGAALTALGLVLVTGPLLR from the coding sequence ATGGACGCACAACTGACCGCCTTCGTCGGCGTCGCCGCCGGCATGGTCGCGCTGCCCGGCGCGGACTTCACCGTCGTCGTACGCAACGCCCTCGCCTCGCGGTCGGCGGGAGTGGCGACGGCTCTCGGGGTCGCCGGCGGCCTCCTCGTCCACACCGCGCTCGCCGTCGCCGGGCTGGCCGCCGTGCTGGTGGCGGTACCCGTGCTGTTCCGGACGGTCCAGCTCCTCGGCGGCGCGTACGTGCTCTACCTGGGCATCGGGGCCCTGCTCGCGGCCCGGCGCCGGCCGGAACCGGGCAGCGGGCCGGAGGAGGAGACCGGTGCGCGGGCCACGAAGGGAACCGGGCAGGCGCTGCGCCAGGGCTTCCTCACCAACGCACTGAACCCCAAGGCGCCCGTGCTCTTCCTGAGCCTGCTGCCGCAGTTCGTGCCGGACGGGGCCGCGCCCCTGCCCAGAACGCTGCTGCTGGCCGCGATCGTCGTGTTGCTGGCGCTGATCTGGTTCCCGGCCGTGGCGCTCCTGGTGGACCGCCTGGGGCGGTGGCTGCGCCGGCCGCGTACCGCCCGGGCGATCGAGGGCGGCAGCGGCGCGGCACTCACCGCACTGGGGCTGGTCCTGGTGACCGGTCCGCTGCTGCGCTGA
- a CDS encoding DUF397 domain-containing protein translates to MSDCLAQHALRWRRSSRSTGMNNCVEAAPFAGRRLAVRDSKDVSMRPLQFSAAAWTSFVSALNGGAVG, encoded by the coding sequence ATGTCGGATTGCCTCGCACAGCACGCGTTACGGTGGCGGCGCAGCAGCCGCAGCACGGGAATGAACAACTGCGTGGAAGCCGCACCGTTCGCCGGCCGGCGGCTGGCCGTACGCGACTCGAAGGACGTGTCCATGCGGCCGCTGCAGTTCTCCGCAGCGGCCTGGACGTCGTTCGTCTCCGCCCTGAACGGCGGTGCCGTCGGCTGA
- a CDS encoding ABC transporter permease yields MPAAPNHRLVAVVLLVPVVVALALWAFAWPAARMAPRDLPVGIAGSAPAADQLQRQLGQRDGAFEIHRYDSAAAARTAIEHRAVYGAVVVTPRGPELLTASAAGPVVAQLLHDAVAGSAPAGTAVPVTDVVAAPAADPRGSVLGASILPLAIAGVVAGSAVTLLRLRGGRAALALLGAAALVGIIATALTDSWLGVLTGDWWSEAGALGLTVLAIGATVAGLAALIGPAGIGLGALLMVLVGNPFSGVTSAPELLPRPAGMIGQWLPPGAGGSLVRSVAFFDGRAAGGAALTLALWAALGLIAVIAGGRRRPPAPEAPGAAPAREAARVG; encoded by the coding sequence ATGCCCGCTGCCCCGAACCACCGTTTGGTGGCGGTCGTTCTGCTGGTCCCCGTCGTGGTGGCCCTCGCCCTCTGGGCGTTCGCCTGGCCCGCCGCCCGGATGGCCCCACGGGATCTTCCCGTCGGCATCGCAGGCTCCGCCCCCGCCGCCGATCAGCTCCAGCGGCAGCTCGGACAGCGCGACGGCGCCTTCGAGATCCACCGGTACGACTCCGCGGCCGCCGCCCGCACCGCGATCGAGCACCGGGCCGTATACGGCGCGGTGGTCGTCACCCCCCGGGGCCCCGAGCTACTGACCGCGTCCGCGGCCGGCCCCGTGGTCGCCCAGTTGCTGCACGACGCGGTGGCCGGTTCGGCCCCGGCCGGCACCGCCGTGCCGGTCACGGACGTGGTGGCGGCACCGGCCGCGGATCCACGCGGCAGCGTGCTCGGCGCGAGCATCCTGCCCCTGGCCATCGCAGGCGTGGTCGCCGGTTCGGCCGTGACCCTGCTGCGACTGCGCGGCGGGCGGGCAGCCCTGGCGCTGCTGGGCGCGGCCGCACTCGTCGGAATCATCGCCACCGCGCTCACCGACAGCTGGCTCGGGGTCCTCACCGGCGACTGGTGGAGCGAGGCGGGGGCCCTCGGCCTCACCGTGCTGGCCATCGGCGCGACGGTGGCGGGGCTCGCGGCACTGATCGGCCCGGCGGGCATCGGCCTCGGCGCCCTGCTCATGGTCCTCGTGGGCAACCCGTTCTCCGGAGTCACCAGCGCACCCGAACTGCTCCCCCGGCCGGCCGGGATGATCGGCCAGTGGCTCCCCCCGGGCGCGGGCGGCTCACTGGTGCGGTCGGTCGCGTTCTTCGACGGGCGCGCGGCGGGCGGCGCGGCCCTCACCCTCGCCCTGTGGGCCGCACTCGGGCTGATCGCGGTGATCGCCGGAGGGCGCCGCCGGCCACCGGCGCCGGAAGCGCCCGGCGCCGCACCCGCGCGCGAAGCCGCACGGGTGGGATGA
- a CDS encoding urease subunit gamma codes for MQLTPHEQERLLIHVAADVAGKRRARGLRLNHPEAVALITSHLMEGARDGRTVAELMASGRKVLTRDDVMDGIAEMIHDVQVEATFPDGTKLVTVHDPIV; via the coding sequence GTGCAACTGACCCCGCACGAGCAGGAACGCCTGCTCATACACGTAGCCGCGGACGTGGCCGGCAAGCGCCGTGCGCGCGGACTGCGGCTCAACCACCCGGAGGCGGTCGCCCTCATCACCTCGCATCTGATGGAGGGTGCGCGCGACGGACGTACGGTCGCCGAACTCATGGCATCCGGCCGCAAGGTGCTCACCCGCGACGACGTCATGGACGGCATCGCCGAGATGATCCACGACGTGCAGGTCGAGGCGACCTTCCCCGACGGCACCAAGCTCGTCACCGTCCACGATCCGATCGTCTGA
- a CDS encoding LysR family transcriptional regulator, translating to MYDPTRLAALVAVAEAGSITRAAARLGYTAPALSQQLAKLEREAGAALLVRHHRGARLTAAGELLAGRARRVLDEMEQARHELARLAGLSGGRLRVGTFTTAGIHLLPPVLSAFRRAHPDVELIVTDYEPPDGVTAVAAGEVDLALTHAYEPAAATTLPSGVLAEPLLIEELVLITAVGQVLADGSGRLPVTDLAGRPLISSAPTHPPRRGVESALAEAGALPAVVCESPGYALVCALVSAGIGMAVVPEMVAAMSPTPLSVRRLEPAAFRRTISVVHRGDRSSAAAATLRALLRSGFGRAGSVPQ from the coding sequence ATGTACGACCCGACACGGCTCGCGGCGCTGGTGGCGGTCGCGGAGGCCGGTTCGATCACGCGGGCCGCCGCCCGCCTGGGATACACCGCTCCCGCCCTGTCCCAGCAGCTCGCCAAACTGGAGCGGGAGGCGGGGGCAGCGCTGCTGGTGCGCCATCACCGCGGCGCCCGCCTCACGGCGGCGGGCGAGCTGCTGGCCGGGCGGGCCCGGCGGGTCCTCGACGAGATGGAGCAGGCCCGTCATGAGCTGGCGCGTCTCGCCGGACTCTCCGGCGGGCGTCTGCGGGTCGGCACGTTCACCACGGCGGGCATCCATCTGCTGCCCCCGGTCCTGAGCGCGTTCCGCCGCGCGCACCCGGACGTGGAGCTGATCGTCACCGACTACGAGCCGCCGGACGGGGTGACCGCGGTGGCGGCGGGCGAGGTGGATCTGGCGCTGACCCATGCGTACGAACCGGCCGCGGCGACGACGCTGCCCTCGGGCGTCCTGGCCGAACCGCTCCTGATCGAGGAACTGGTGCTGATCACGGCCGTCGGGCAGGTCCTGGCCGACGGCAGCGGCCGGCTCCCGGTGACGGACCTCGCGGGCCGGCCCCTGATCAGCAGCGCGCCCACCCATCCGCCGCGGCGCGGGGTGGAGAGCGCACTCGCCGAGGCGGGGGCGCTGCCGGCGGTGGTCTGCGAGTCGCCCGGCTACGCGCTGGTGTGCGCCCTGGTCAGCGCGGGCATCGGGATGGCGGTGGTGCCCGAGATGGTCGCGGCGATGTCGCCGACACCCCTGTCGGTACGCCGGCTGGAGCCGGCCGCGTTCCGCCGGACGATCTCCGTGGTCCACCGCGGCGACCGGTCGAGCGCCGCGGCGGCCACGCTGCGGGCGCTCCTGCGGAGCGGTTTCGGGAGGGCGGGGTCCGTACCGCAGTGA
- a CDS encoding ATP-binding protein, producing MADHQEASVTLPSEPVSVSAARRYVARVLAEWGLPDGTETAETVRLIVSELATNAVQHTFGQSPTFTVDIRLEREEQLRLGVTDSHPRWPQRLPAAVQQDNGRGMVIIRALAKEYGGRLTVTPTADGGKTVWIALPWHVPVQQ from the coding sequence ATGGCAGACCACCAAGAAGCAAGCGTCACTCTGCCGAGCGAGCCGGTATCGGTGTCCGCGGCCCGGCGGTACGTGGCCCGGGTGCTGGCCGAATGGGGACTGCCCGACGGCACGGAGACGGCCGAGACCGTCCGGCTCATCGTCTCGGAGCTCGCGACCAACGCCGTCCAGCACACCTTCGGACAGTCGCCCACCTTCACCGTGGACATCCGCCTGGAGCGGGAGGAGCAGCTGCGGCTCGGGGTGACGGACAGTCACCCGCGCTGGCCGCAGCGGCTCCCCGCGGCCGTCCAGCAGGACAACGGCCGCGGGATGGTGATCATTCGTGCGCTGGCCAAGGAGTACGGCGGCCGGCTGACCGTCACCCCCACTGCCGACGGCGGCAAGACCGTCTGGATCGCGCTGCCTTGGCACGTTCCCGTCCAGCAGTGA